One Cellulomonas taurus genomic region harbors:
- a CDS encoding aspartate-semialdehyde dehydrogenase, translated as MNAARAGLNVGVVGATGQVGAVMRRLLAERDFPVAGIRFFASARSAGTTLPWRGEEIVVEDAATADPTGLDIALFSAGGATSKAQAPRFAAAGVTVIDNSSAWRMDPEVPLVVSEVNSEDIDAAVKGIIANPNCTTMAAMPVLKVLDAEAGLSRLIVSTYQAVSGSGLAGAQELDDQARAALSQDTLALVHDGSAVTFPAPVKYVAPIAFNVLPMAGNLVDDGSRETDEEQKLRNESRKILHLPELLVAGSCVRVPVYTGHSLSINAEFTRPITPERAEELLADAPGVRLVDVPTPQQAAGADPSLVGRIRQDRSAPEGRGLVLFISNDNLRKGAALNAVQIAELIAAR; from the coding sequence ATGAACGCGGCACGCGCTGGACTGAACGTCGGGGTGGTCGGCGCCACCGGACAGGTCGGCGCCGTGATGCGCCGACTGCTGGCGGAGCGGGACTTCCCGGTCGCCGGCATCCGGTTCTTCGCCTCGGCCCGTTCCGCCGGGACCACGCTGCCCTGGCGCGGCGAGGAGATCGTCGTCGAGGACGCGGCCACCGCGGACCCGACCGGCCTGGACATCGCGCTGTTCTCCGCCGGAGGTGCCACCAGCAAGGCCCAGGCGCCGCGGTTCGCCGCCGCCGGGGTCACCGTGATCGACAACTCCTCGGCCTGGCGGATGGACCCCGAGGTGCCGCTGGTGGTCTCCGAGGTCAACTCGGAGGACATCGACGCCGCGGTCAAGGGCATCATCGCCAACCCGAACTGCACCACGATGGCCGCGATGCCGGTGCTCAAGGTGCTGGACGCCGAGGCCGGGCTGAGCCGCCTCATCGTGTCCACCTACCAGGCGGTCTCCGGCTCCGGACTGGCCGGTGCGCAGGAGCTGGACGACCAGGCCCGCGCCGCACTGTCCCAGGACACCCTGGCGCTGGTGCACGACGGGTCGGCGGTGACCTTCCCCGCGCCGGTGAAGTACGTCGCGCCGATCGCGTTCAACGTGCTGCCGATGGCCGGGAACCTGGTCGACGACGGCTCCCGTGAGACCGACGAAGAGCAGAAGCTCCGCAATGAGTCGCGCAAGATCCTGCACCTGCCCGAGCTGCTGGTCGCCGGGTCCTGCGTCCGGGTGCCGGTCTACACCGGGCACTCGCTGTCGATCAACGCCGAGTTCACCCGGCCGATCACCCCGGAGCGGGCCGAGGAGCTGCTGGCCGACGCCCCGGGCGTGCGACTGGTCGACGTGCCGACCCCGCAGCAGGCGGCCGGCGCCGACCCGTCGCTGGTCGGTCGGATCCGGCAGGACCGGTCGGCCCCCGAGGGTCGCGGACTGGTGCTGTTCATCTCCAACGACAACCTGCGCAAGGGTGCGGCCCTGAACGCGGTCCAGATCGCCGAGCTGATCGCGGCCCGCTGA
- a CDS encoding aspartate kinase, producing the protein MALIVQKYGGSSVADAESIKRVAKRIAEAKRAGDDVVVVVSAMGDTTDELIDLAQQVTPLPPSREMDILLTAGERISMSLLAMAISNLGVEAQSFTGQQAGVITDEVHGKARIIDVSPSRIRTALDEGAVAIVAGFQGVTQHTNDVTTLGRGGSDTTAVALAAALGADVCEIYTDVDGVFTADPRIVPSARKIERISYDEMLEMAASGAKVLMLRCVEYARRYGVPVHVRSSFSGHDGTLVCDPTDPEGAAPMEQPIISGVAHDRSEAKITIVDVPDVPGKAAKIFEVVAASGANLDMIVQNVSAASTGRTDISFTLPADDGSIAIAALTAHQPEIGYTSLQYDDTIGKLSLIGAGMKSHPGVSARLFAALSEAGINIEMISTSEIRISVVTRADQLDEAVRVVHTAFELDSTDEQAVVYGGTGR; encoded by the coding sequence GTGGCCCTCATCGTGCAGAAGTACGGCGGTTCCTCGGTTGCCGACGCCGAGAGCATCAAGCGCGTCGCGAAGCGGATCGCCGAGGCCAAGCGGGCCGGCGACGACGTGGTCGTGGTGGTCTCCGCGATGGGCGACACCACCGATGAGTTGATCGATCTCGCGCAGCAGGTCACGCCGCTTCCGCCGTCGCGGGAGATGGACATCCTGCTGACCGCCGGTGAGCGGATCTCGATGTCGCTGCTGGCGATGGCGATCAGCAACCTGGGCGTCGAGGCGCAGTCCTTCACCGGACAGCAGGCCGGAGTGATCACCGACGAGGTGCACGGCAAGGCGCGGATCATCGACGTCAGCCCGTCCCGGATCCGCACCGCGCTGGACGAGGGCGCGGTCGCCATCGTCGCCGGGTTCCAGGGTGTCACCCAGCACACCAACGACGTCACCACCCTCGGCCGCGGCGGGTCGGACACCACCGCCGTCGCCCTGGCGGCAGCCCTCGGCGCCGACGTCTGCGAGATCTACACCGATGTGGACGGCGTGTTCACCGCCGACCCGCGCATCGTCCCCTCCGCCCGCAAGATCGAGCGGATCAGCTACGACGAGATGCTGGAGATGGCGGCCAGTGGGGCCAAGGTGCTCATGCTGCGCTGCGTCGAGTACGCCCGGCGGTACGGGGTCCCCGTGCACGTCCGGTCCTCGTTCTCCGGCCACGACGGCACCCTGGTCTGCGATCCCACCGACCCCGAAGGAGCAGCACCGATGGAGCAGCCGATCATCTCCGGCGTCGCGCACGACCGGAGCGAGGCGAAGATCACGATCGTCGACGTCCCGGACGTGCCCGGCAAGGCCGCCAAGATCTTCGAGGTGGTGGCCGCCTCCGGTGCCAACCTGGACATGATCGTGCAGAACGTGTCCGCCGCGTCCACCGGTCGCACGGACATCTCCTTCACGCTGCCCGCCGACGACGGGTCGATCGCCATCGCCGCGCTCACCGCACACCAGCCGGAGATCGGCTACACCTCGCTGCAGTACGACGACACCATCGGCAAGCTGTCGCTGATCGGCGCCGGGATGAAGTCGCACCCCGGGGTGTCGGCCCGGCTGTTCGCCGCGCTGTCCGAGGCCGGGATCAACATCGAGATGATCTCCACCTCGGAGATCCGGATCTCGGTGGTCACCCGCGCCGATCAGCTGGACGAGGCGGTCCGGGTGGTGCACACCGCCTTCGAGCTGGACAGCACCGACGAGCAGGCAGTGGTGTACGGAGGGACCGGACGATGA
- a CDS encoding sulfite exporter TauE/SafE family protein: MTVSGLDLSVTTVVLLVLAGFAAGWVDAVVGGGGLIQLPALLLVPGISPVQALATNKLAGIMGTSVSAATFYRRVHPDLRTAGPMALAALVGAGGGALLASSLPEGVFIPVILVALVAVAAYTVARPTIGRATELRWQGRTHLLVALGLGCGIGAYDGLLGPGTGSFLVIALVGVLGYAFLEASAQSKIVNAATNLGALIVFTIQGAPLWLLGLMVGAANIAGAYLGARTAVARGSGFVRVVFLVVVAVLIVKLGSDLL; this comes from the coding sequence ATGACCGTCTCCGGCCTCGACCTCTCGGTCACCACCGTCGTCCTGCTGGTCCTGGCCGGTTTCGCCGCGGGCTGGGTGGATGCCGTGGTCGGTGGCGGCGGGTTGATCCAGCTGCCGGCGCTGCTGCTGGTCCCGGGGATCTCCCCGGTCCAGGCGCTGGCGACCAACAAGCTCGCCGGGATCATGGGCACCTCGGTCAGCGCGGCGACGTTCTACCGGCGGGTGCATCCCGATCTGCGCACCGCGGGTCCGATGGCGCTCGCGGCCCTGGTCGGTGCCGGAGGCGGCGCGTTGCTCGCGTCGTCGTTGCCGGAGGGCGTGTTCATCCCGGTGATCCTGGTCGCCCTGGTCGCGGTGGCCGCGTACACCGTGGCGCGGCCGACGATCGGCCGGGCGACCGAGCTGCGGTGGCAGGGCCGGACCCATCTGCTGGTCGCCCTCGGCCTGGGCTGCGGGATCGGCGCCTACGACGGGCTGCTGGGTCCGGGCACCGGGTCCTTCCTGGTGATCGCGCTGGTCGGCGTGCTCGGGTACGCGTTCCTGGAGGCCTCGGCCCAGTCGAAGATCGTGAATGCGGCGACCAATCTCGGTGCGCTGATCGTGTTCACGATCCAGGGGGCACCGCTGTGGCTGCTCGGGCTGATGGTCGGCGCCGCCAACATCGCCGGGGCGTACCTCGGCGCGCGGACGGCGGTGGCCCGGGGCAGCGGATTCGTCCGGGTGGTGTTCCTGGTCGTGGTCGCGGTGCTGATCGTGAAGCTGGGTTCGGACCTGCTCTAG
- a CDS encoding TetR/AcrR family transcriptional regulator, with translation MRTTSTGIDPQPATGLPVGAVGAVDQGDPARGASLAGEALPTSPVAAKILAAASRLFYAEGIRAVSADRVIAAATVSKVTFYRHFGTKDDLVVAYLRAIATGERAAVDQVRAAHPDDPVAVLRHYADSLDDQSCRPGFRGCAFINAAAEYADAAHPVRAVVAEHRAWLTDTARALLDQAGARDPEQAALELVLLRDGAMVAGYAGSAQAGAALRRAGRAVLDAHGVALPE, from the coding sequence ATGCGCACGACCAGCACGGGCATCGACCCGCAGCCGGCCACCGGTCTTCCGGTCGGTGCGGTCGGCGCCGTCGATCAAGGCGACCCGGCCCGTGGCGCCTCCCTGGCCGGCGAGGCGCTCCCGACCTCCCCGGTGGCCGCGAAGATCCTGGCCGCCGCCAGTCGGCTGTTCTACGCCGAGGGCATCCGGGCGGTCTCCGCCGACCGCGTGATCGCGGCCGCCACCGTCAGCAAGGTCACCTTCTACCGCCACTTCGGCACCAAGGACGACTTGGTCGTCGCCTACCTGCGGGCCATCGCCACCGGTGAGCGCGCGGCCGTCGACCAGGTCCGCGCCGCGCACCCCGACGATCCGGTCGCCGTGCTGCGCCACTACGCCGACTCGCTGGACGACCAGTCGTGCCGACCCGGCTTCCGGGGCTGCGCCTTCATCAACGCCGCCGCCGAGTACGCGGATGCCGCACACCCGGTGCGGGCCGTCGTCGCCGAGCACCGGGCCTGGCTCACCGACACCGCCCGCGCCCTGCTCGACCAGGCCGGAGCCCGCGACCCGGAGCAGGCGGCACTGGAACTGGTGCTGCTGCGGGACGGGGCGATGGTCGCCGGGTACGCGGGCTCCGCGCAGGCGGGTGCCGCGCTGCGCCGGGCCGGGCGTGCGGTGCTGGACGCCCACGGGGTCGCCCTGCCCGAGTGA
- a CDS encoding organic hydroperoxide resistance protein — MSAIYTATATSTGEGRRGGQVVSSDGTLDLTLAVPTEMGGAGGGTNPEQLFAAGWSACFHSAMKSVAAAQKVQLQDSAVTADITLVPNGDNGYTIAAALHVEIGGLDQAAAEDLVAKAHQVCPYSNATRGNIEVTLETTVA; from the coding sequence ATGAGCGCCATCTACACCGCCACCGCCACCTCCACGGGTGAGGGCCGTCGCGGCGGCCAGGTCGTCAGCAGCGACGGCACCCTCGACCTCACCCTCGCCGTGCCGACCGAGATGGGCGGCGCCGGAGGCGGCACCAACCCCGAGCAGCTGTTCGCCGCCGGGTGGTCCGCCTGCTTCCACTCCGCGATGAAGTCGGTCGCCGCCGCGCAGAAGGTGCAGCTGCAGGACTCCGCCGTGACCGCGGACATCACCCTGGTCCCGAACGGCGACAACGGCTACACCATCGCCGCCGCCCTGCACGTGGAGATCGGTGGCCTGGACCAGGCGGCCGCCGAGGACCTGGTCGCCAAGGCCCACCAGGTCTGCCCGTACTCCAACGCCACCCGCGGCAACATCGAGGTCACCCTGGAGACCACCGTCGCCTGA
- a CDS encoding SWIM zinc finger family protein translates to MRSFTGASSLIDDALGLALAPALTPHGLDPRPSFFHGFATRPQVLARGLVTLADITATRYFQYTPTTQRDPVLTAQGDRLRAECFSACNSVYARLDLLGAGFDGGDIAHGTTNVDLGAAMRAALVAVHADQLLHLDVGEAGLTVASPERTAVERPVAMPDRWVRALGNAAELHRGLPAAFTLTGTAARQFVAGLPAATATGRDGWLTPTRTGVRLSPRAQPGGVHIAGLHRLSAVKRLLSHLREVRCYGTGAPGPTVIEFGLPDARLTLGLTEEPWRGHSGEGALLTALAAPEVIADADLLSALLAFDPVIDLPRLAREAALPPDAVQRALAVLAVSGRVGWDAHDQAWFHRQLPDDPDRVEKDNPRLVTARRLLGDGRVRAAEDGTWLVGSARGDLEYRVRLDPEFRCTCPWWLRHGTRRGPCAHVLAVQMSQGRTVSG, encoded by the coding sequence ATGCGCAGCTTCACGGGAGCCTCGTCCCTGATCGACGACGCCCTGGGCCTGGCGCTCGCGCCCGCGCTCACACCACACGGCCTGGACCCACGCCCGAGCTTCTTCCACGGCTTCGCCACCCGTCCGCAGGTGCTGGCCCGCGGGCTGGTCACCCTGGCCGACATCACCGCCACCCGGTACTTCCAGTACACGCCGACCACGCAACGTGACCCGGTGCTCACCGCCCAGGGCGACCGGCTGCGCGCCGAGTGCTTCTCCGCCTGCAACAGCGTCTACGCGCGGCTCGACCTGCTCGGCGCCGGATTCGACGGTGGCGACATCGCCCACGGCACCACCAACGTCGACCTCGGCGCCGCCATGCGCGCCGCTCTGGTCGCCGTGCACGCCGACCAGCTGCTGCACCTGGACGTCGGCGAGGCCGGACTGACCGTCGCCAGCCCGGAGCGGACCGCCGTCGAACGCCCGGTCGCCATGCCCGACCGCTGGGTGCGCGCCCTCGGCAACGCCGCCGAGCTGCACCGCGGCCTGCCCGCCGCCTTCACGCTCACCGGCACCGCCGCCCGTCAGTTCGTCGCCGGACTCCCCGCCGCCACCGCCACCGGCCGCGACGGCTGGCTCACCCCGACCCGCACCGGCGTCCGCCTGAGTCCCCGCGCCCAGCCCGGCGGGGTGCACATCGCCGGACTGCATCGACTCAGCGCGGTCAAGCGGCTGCTGAGCCACCTGCGCGAGGTCCGGTGCTACGGCACCGGCGCACCCGGGCCCACCGTGATCGAGTTCGGCCTCCCCGACGCCCGGCTCACCCTCGGCCTGACCGAGGAGCCCTGGCGCGGCCACTCGGGCGAGGGAGCCCTGCTCACCGCCCTGGCCGCGCCGGAGGTGATCGCCGATGCCGACCTGCTCAGCGCACTGCTCGCCTTCGATCCGGTGATCGACCTGCCGCGGCTCGCCCGGGAGGCGGCACTGCCCCCCGACGCCGTACAGCGGGCGCTGGCCGTGCTGGCGGTCTCCGGCCGGGTCGGCTGGGACGCGCACGACCAGGCCTGGTTCCACCGTCAGCTCCCCGACGACCCGGACCGGGTGGAGAAGGACAACCCCCGCCTGGTCACCGCCCGACGCCTGCTCGGCGACGGACGGGTCCGTGCCGCCGAGGACGGCACCTGGCTGGTCGGCAGCGCCCGCGGTGACCTGGAGTACCGGGTGCGCCTGGACCCGGAGTTCCGGTGCACCTGCCCCTGGTGGCTCCGGCACGGCACCCGGCGTGGACCGTGCGCGCACGTCCTCGCGGTGCAGATGTCGCAGGGGCGCACAGTCTCAGGCTGA
- a CDS encoding DUF5063 domain-containing protein, with protein sequence MTPGEPQPQIDPADAGDDAADLLELAAATDTVARRFLSTVTEVGAGSNPDSAIPLLLLAVSDLLAVGARLGAIVDVVPAERFEPDVGPDPDVEPLRAALANALEGIDEYAEVVDPLMGAELTTSTVSGDLVAVAQSLAQGLRHAEAGGTLEALWWWQFSYLSVWGDRASSALRTLMSLLGHLRLDVDDDVAAEAEYDALQR encoded by the coding sequence ATGACCCCCGGTGAGCCGCAGCCGCAGATCGACCCCGCCGACGCTGGTGACGACGCCGCCGACCTGCTGGAGCTCGCGGCGGCGACCGACACGGTGGCGCGCCGGTTCCTCAGCACGGTGACCGAGGTCGGCGCGGGGTCGAACCCGGACTCCGCCATCCCGCTGCTGCTGCTCGCGGTCTCCGATCTGCTCGCGGTGGGTGCCCGACTGGGGGCGATCGTGGACGTGGTCCCGGCGGAGCGCTTCGAGCCGGATGTCGGCCCGGACCCCGATGTCGAGCCGCTGCGGGCCGCGCTGGCGAACGCGCTGGAGGGCATCGACGAGTACGCGGAGGTGGTGGACCCGCTGATGGGTGCGGAGCTCACCACCTCAACCGTGTCCGGTGATCTGGTCGCGGTGGCACAGTCGTTGGCCCAGGGCCTGCGGCACGCCGAGGCCGGCGGGACCCTGGAAGCGCTGTGGTGGTGGCAGTTCAGCTACCTGTCGGTGTGGGGCGACCGGGCGTCCAGCGCGCTGCGGACCCTGATGAGCCTGCTCGGTCACCTGCGGCTGGACGTGGACGACGACGTGGCGGCCGAGGCCGAGTACGACGCGCTTCAGCGCTGA
- the recR gene encoding recombination mediator RecR, with translation MYEGAVQDLIDELGRLPGVGPKSAQRIAFHILAADGEDVKRLVDALTEVKARVKFCTVCGNVAESDLCRICQDPRRSPAVICVVEEPKDVVAIERTREFRGKYHVLGGAINPIAGVGPDDLRIKDLMTRLADGTVTEVILATDPNVEGEATATYLARLLVPMGLTISRLASGLPVGGDLEYADEVTLGRAFEGRRRISA, from the coding sequence GTGTATGAGGGTGCCGTCCAGGACTTGATCGACGAGCTCGGCCGCCTGCCCGGCGTCGGGCCGAAGAGCGCGCAGCGGATCGCGTTCCACATCCTGGCGGCGGACGGCGAGGACGTGAAGCGTCTGGTCGACGCGCTCACCGAGGTCAAGGCCCGGGTCAAGTTCTGCACGGTCTGCGGCAACGTCGCCGAGTCGGACCTGTGCCGGATCTGCCAGGATCCGCGCCGGTCGCCCGCAGTGATCTGCGTGGTGGAGGAGCCGAAGGACGTCGTCGCGATCGAGCGCACCCGGGAGTTCCGCGGGAAGTACCACGTGCTCGGCGGCGCGATCAATCCGATCGCGGGGGTGGGACCGGACGATCTGCGGATCAAGGACCTGATGACCCGGCTGGCCGATGGCACCGTCACCGAGGTGATCCTGGCGACCGACCCGAACGTCGAGGGTGAGGCGACCGCCACCTACCTGGCCCGGCTGCTGGTGCCGATGGGGCTGACGATCAGCCGCCTGGCCTCCGGACTGCCGGTGGGTGGTGACCTGGAGTACGCGGACGAGGTGACCCTGGGCCGCGCGTTCGAGGGTCGCCGTCGCATCTCCGCCTGA
- a CDS encoding DNA polymerase III subunit gamma and tau, protein MTTALYRRYRPETFAEVVGQDHVTGPLRQALRSGQINHAYLFSGPRGCGKTTSARILARCLNCAEGPTDTPCGVCPSCVELARGGPGSLDVVEIDAASHGGVDDARDLRERATFAPARDRYKVFILDEAHMVSPQGFNALLKIVEEPPEHVKFIFATTEPDKVIGTIRSRTHHYPFRLVPPEIMTDYLGQICATEGIATGSGVLPLVVRAGGGSVRDSLSVLDQLIAGSGPQGLVYEDAVALLGYTHASLLDDLVDAIAARDGASAFRVVERVISTGHEPRRFVEDLLERLRDLIVLQASGEAADAVLRDIPGDQLTRMRTQAQHLGASELSRSADLANAALTEMSGATSPRLHLELLMARLLLPAMDDSAAGLGARVDRLERTGVTGGGAPAQPVATNPVTPVTPVERVAVVTAPVDGGAGASPETAASGAALARAAMAAAGRGDAGTPVRAPEPATTAPARPQDSPAASADDAGTATAPHSAGLAASPADGPVPATAPPSAGRAASPADGPFPATAPQGAGPTSAPANDAPLPAATPEDAGDRSPEAPVTTGEADDADIADGRTQDAAGAMDESAAATAVAPADSAPAGRQDAPRREPAGWEDVPAAQPVAVVTPQPTAPLTEVESDPVAATASVPAGGAPADPGPAPTARTGAGQDTEMLRRRWPEVLETLAGLKKTTWVLISQNAQVIELDATTLKLGFTAPGLATAFRNGPHAELVHQAVRETLGFDVRVEGVLAGDGPAARPEADRPAAAVPSAPAPEATAARATGTAREHDSAPTATPVDGGDDDAPADPWAQATPAEPSDATARDGGTQEAAGAWPEVAPIPGSSGGSATASPSTVDGSMPTADGAAAAGSSSDTDWPAVAPIPGDAAWSEADADSAPGARPATAAVDDADAGQPTATGHDGPADAALRAAATPEPTVDASPAAAVEPRPGVRTDAVESRPGVRTDAGEPRPGVRTDAGSAGDDRVAAATRDSARELDQEPPLADEPPPPWDDPEDPGMPEPPEDPWAAPSTAPRAATAPTGTAPSAAAPTGTAPTGTAPTGTAPSGSGAGRPPTPGAPLSGADRVRAAMMREPVTVTPTRTPNWADDEPSMDDPDISASGMAGIQLVAQALGGVIIEEQIDDQ, encoded by the coding sequence GTGACGACCGCCCTGTACCGCCGCTATCGGCCCGAGACCTTCGCCGAGGTCGTCGGGCAGGACCACGTCACCGGGCCGTTGCGCCAGGCCCTGCGCAGCGGGCAGATCAATCACGCCTATCTGTTCTCCGGACCGCGCGGCTGCGGCAAGACGACCAGTGCCCGCATCCTGGCCCGCTGCCTGAACTGCGCCGAGGGTCCGACCGACACCCCGTGCGGCGTCTGCCCGTCCTGCGTCGAGCTGGCCCGCGGCGGCCCGGGCAGCCTGGACGTGGTGGAGATCGACGCCGCCAGCCACGGTGGTGTCGACGACGCTCGTGACCTGCGCGAACGCGCCACCTTCGCCCCGGCGCGCGACCGCTACAAGGTGTTCATCCTGGACGAGGCGCACATGGTGTCGCCGCAGGGCTTCAACGCGCTGCTGAAGATCGTCGAGGAGCCGCCGGAGCACGTGAAGTTCATCTTCGCGACCACCGAGCCGGACAAGGTGATCGGCACCATCCGGTCCCGCACCCACCACTACCCGTTCCGGCTGGTGCCGCCGGAGATCATGACCGACTACCTCGGCCAGATCTGTGCCACCGAGGGCATCGCCACCGGGTCGGGCGTGCTGCCGCTGGTCGTCCGGGCCGGCGGCGGGTCGGTGCGTGACTCGCTGTCGGTGCTGGACCAGCTGATCGCCGGTTCCGGCCCACAGGGACTGGTCTACGAGGATGCCGTCGCGCTGCTCGGGTACACCCATGCCTCGCTGCTCGACGACCTGGTCGACGCCATCGCCGCCCGCGACGGCGCGAGTGCGTTCCGGGTGGTCGAGCGGGTCATCTCCACCGGTCACGAGCCGCGTCGGTTCGTCGAGGACCTGCTGGAACGCCTGCGCGACCTGATCGTGTTGCAGGCCTCCGGCGAGGCGGCCGACGCGGTGCTGCGGGACATCCCCGGCGACCAGCTGACCCGGATGCGGACCCAGGCCCAGCACCTCGGTGCCTCCGAGCTGTCCCGCTCCGCCGACCTGGCGAACGCCGCCCTCACCGAGATGTCCGGCGCGACCTCGCCCCGGCTGCACCTCGAACTCCTGATGGCCCGCCTGTTGCTGCCCGCGATGGACGACTCCGCGGCCGGACTGGGTGCGCGGGTGGACCGGTTGGAGCGGACCGGGGTGACCGGTGGTGGTGCTCCCGCGCAGCCGGTGGCGACCAATCCGGTGACACCGGTGACCCCCGTGGAGCGGGTGGCCGTGGTGACCGCCCCCGTCGACGGTGGTGCCGGGGCCTCGCCGGAGACGGCGGCGAGCGGTGCCGCACTGGCCCGCGCAGCGATGGCGGCCGCCGGTCGTGGGGACGCGGGCACGCCGGTGCGCGCACCGGAGCCTGCGACGACGGCCCCGGCCCGCCCGCAGGACAGCCCCGCGGCCTCGGCCGACGATGCCGGCACCGCCACGGCCCCCCACAGTGCGGGGCTGGCCGCGAGCCCGGCCGACGGGCCTGTCCCCGCCACGGCACCTCCCAGCGCAGGGCGTGCCGCGAGCCCTGCCGACGGGCCTTTCCCCGCCACGGCACCCCAGGGCGCGGGCCCAACCTCGGCCCCGGCCAACGATGCTCCCCTCCCCGCAGCAACGCCCGAGGACGCGGGCGACCGGTCACCCGAGGCGCCAGTGACGACGGGGGAGGCGGACGACGCCGACATTGCTGACGGACGAACCCAGGACGCCGCGGGCGCGATGGACGAGTCGGCCGCGGCCACGGCCGTCGCCCCCGCCGACTCGGCCCCCGCCGGGCGACAGGATGCCCCCCGCCGGGAACCGGCAGGCTGGGAGGACGTGCCCGCCGCCCAGCCGGTCGCGGTCGTCACCCCCCAGCCGACCGCGCCGCTGACCGAGGTCGAGTCCGACCCGGTGGCGGCCACCGCCTCGGTGCCCGCCGGGGGCGCCCCCGCCGACCCGGGCCCGGCGCCGACCGCCCGCACCGGTGCCGGTCAGGACACCGAGATGCTGCGCCGCCGGTGGCCGGAGGTGCTGGAGACCCTCGCCGGTCTGAAGAAGACCACCTGGGTGCTGATCAGTCAGAACGCGCAGGTCATCGAGCTGGATGCCACCACCCTGAAGCTCGGTTTCACCGCGCCCGGCCTGGCCACCGCGTTCCGGAACGGCCCGCACGCCGAGCTGGTGCACCAGGCGGTGCGCGAGACGCTGGGCTTCGACGTCCGGGTCGAGGGCGTCCTCGCCGGCGACGGCCCGGCCGCGCGCCCGGAGGCTGACCGACCCGCAGCGGCAGTGCCGTCGGCTCCGGCCCCCGAGGCGACGGCGGCACGTGCCACCGGGACCGCGCGGGAACACGACAGCGCGCCGACGGCGACCCCGGTCGACGGTGGCGACGACGACGCACCGGCGGACCCGTGGGCGCAGGCGACTCCGGCTGAGCCGTCGGACGCGACCGCGCGCGACGGTGGGACGCAGGAGGCTGCCGGTGCGTGGCCGGAGGTCGCCCCCATCCCCGGGAGCAGCGGCGGATCGGCCACCGCCAGCCCGAGCACCGTGGACGGGTCGATGCCCACGGCGGACGGTGCCGCGGCGGCAGGCTCGTCGAGCGACACCGACTGGCCCGCTGTGGCGCCGATCCCCGGTGACGCGGCGTGGTCCGAGGCGGATGCCGACTCCGCTCCCGGTGCTCGACCCGCCACGGCAGCGGTCGACGACGCCGACGCGGGGCAGCCCACGGCCACCGGGCACGACGGCCCCGCCGATGCGGCCCTCCGGGCCGCCGCAACCCCGGAGCCGACCGTCGACGCGTCGCCTGCCGCAGCCGTCGAACCGCGCCCGGGCGTGCGGACCGACGCCGTCGAATCGCGCCCGGGTGTGCGGACCGACGCCGGTGAACCGCGCCCCGGCGTGCGGACCGACGCCGGATCCGCGGGGGACGACCGAGTGGCCGCGGCCACCCGCGACTCGGCGCGGGAGCTCGACCAGGAGCCGCCCCTCGCCGACGAGCCGCCCCCGCCGTGGGACGACCCGGAGGACCCCGGGATGCCGGAGCCGCCAGAGGACCCGTGGGCCGCGCCGTCCACCGCGCCGCGGGCCGCCACCGCCCCGACCGGCACCGCTCCGAGCGCCGCCGCCCCGACCGGCACTGCCCCGACCGGCACTGCTCCGACCGGCACTGCTCCGAGCGGGTCCGGCGCGGGTCGCCCCCCGACCCCGGGCGCGCCGTTGAGCGGAGCCGACCGGGTCCGGGCGGCGATGATGCGCGAGCCGGTCACCGTCACCCCGACCCGGACCCCGAACTGGGCGGATGACGAGCCCTCGATGGACGACCCGGACATCTCCGCCTCGGGCATGGCCGGGATCCAGCTGGTCGCCCAGGCGCTCGGCGGGGTCATCATCGAGGAGCAGATCGACGACCAGTAG